GAGCCTGACTGGCGCTGGCTGGAGGCTGCCGATCAGCATTACATCCTGGTGCCGGAAGACAGCCGTTACCCCAACCTGCTCAAGCGTATCCGTACCGCGCCGCCGCTGCTGTTCGCCCTCGGCAACCCGGAGTTGCTCAACGACCCGCAAATCGCCATGGTCGGCAGCCGCAACCCTACCCAGGGCGGCAAGGAAAACGCGCGTGCTTTCGCCGCCCATTTCGCCGCCAACGGCCTGACCGTCACCAGCGGACTGGCGGTCGGGATCGATGCCCACAGCCATGAAGCCGCGTTGGAAGCGGGTGGCCAAACCATCGCCGTAGTTGGTAATGGCCTTGACATCATCTACCCATTACGTAACCGCAAGCTGGCGGAACGCATCGCCGCGCAGGGCTGTATCGTTTCCGAATTCCCCATCGGCATCCAGGCGCACCCGCAGCATTTCCCGCGCCGTAACCGCATCATCAGTGGCATGAGTTTCGGTGTGCTGATTGTGGAAGCCGCCCTGCAAAGCGGTACACTGGTCACCGCACGCCACGCGATGGAGCAAGGGCGGGAAGTGTTCGCCATCCCCGGTTCCATCCACAACCCGCTGGCGCGTGGCTGCCACCACCTGATCCGCCAGGGAGCCAAGCTGGTGGAAACCGCCAATGACGTGCTGGAAGAAATCGCCCCGCAACTGAATGTCTGGTTGCAGCAGGATAAAGCCGCCACATCCACCCAGGGGCAACTGGCGCTGACCGGCGTTAATGACGTGCAACCCATTGATACCTTTGATCCGGAATATGCGCAAGTGCTTGATGCGCTGGGCTACGAACCGCTACCGATAGACCGGATTATCCTGAATACAGGCTTGACCGCCGAGGAAGTTTCATCCATTCTGCTTATGCTGGAACTTCACGGCCTGGTGGCGGCGTGTGGTGGTGGGCACTACATGCGGCTGGGTTCAGGAAATGGAAACTGATGAAAGAAAACACCCTCGATGTCCTTTTTTACCTGTTCGACAATTACCCGGAAATGGGTGACAACCTGCCGGAGGATCGCGCCTCCATGCACGGTTATTTGCAGGAAGCCGGTTTCCTGAACAGTGAAATTAACCGCGCTTTCGACTGGCTGGAAAGCCTGGGGGATGAAGCCGAGCGGGTCGATGTCACCTACCGTTCTTCCACTATCCGCCTGTTTGCGCCGGAAGAACGCCGTTGGCTGGATGCGGAATCGCAGGGCTACCTGATTTTCCTGGAACAGGCGGGTGTCATCAGCCCGGAAGCCCGTGAGCAGATCCTCGACCGGGTGCTGGAATTGCAGGATAGCGACTTCAATCTCGACCGCCTCAAGTGGGTGGTGCTGATGGTGCTGCTCAACCGCCCTGAAGAAGGCAACAGCTTTTTCTGGGCGGAAGGCTTGAGTGTTGCCGGTGGCGCACCCGTGTTTCACTAAACGGACATTCTCCCCACGCCATGCTTGTGGCATGATAGCGGCCTTGTGTGATCAACCAAAGGCCGCCACCATGACCTCCAAACCCAACTGGTTTACTGAACTGTCTGATTCCGGAACAATTTTTGGTTTGGAACTGACGGATGCGGGCAAAATCCATGAGGAGCAGACCCCGTTCCAGACGCTGGAAATCTACGACACCACCACCTTCGGCAAGCTGATGACGCTGGATGGTTGCACCATGGTCACCACCCGCGACAATTTCGTCTACCATGAAATGATGGCGCACCCGGTGCTGTTCAGCCACCCCGCGCCCAAGCGTGTGTGCATCATCGGTGGGGGCGATTGCGGCACTTTGCGCGAAGTGTTGAAACACCCCGAAGTCGAGTCCGCCATCCAGATCGACATTGACGAGCGCGTTACCCGCGTCAGCGAAATGTTTTTCCCCGAACTGTGCGAATCTAACAACGACCCACGCGCCACCCTGGCGTTTGAAGACGGCATCGCCTGGATCAACCATGCGGAACCCGGTTCCCTCGACATCCTGATCGTTGACAGTACTGACCCGGTAGGGCCGGGGGCGGTGTTGTACAGCGAGGAATTTTTCCGTGGCTGCTGGAATGCGCTGGGTGAAAATGGTTTGCTGGTGCAGCAGAGCGAATCCCCACTGGTTCATGCTGAGAAGATCATCAAGCCGATGCACGACACCATGCGCAAGGCCGGTTTCAGTGACATCCGGTTGCACCAGTTCCAGCAGGTGTGCTACCCGACCGGTTGGTGGAGTTGCACCGTGGCGGCCAAAAGCGGCCAGGTCAACTTTGCGCGGGCGGCGGCAGCGGAACAGCTAGTGTTCCCGACCCGCTATTACAATGCCGAAATTCACAAGGGCAGCGCCGCGCTGCCACAATTCCTGAAAGAATTGCTGGACTGAGCATTCCGAACTTATCCATCGACAGTCGGTCTACTGGAATGCACATACCGGTTCATGCATGTATGACCGGTATGTCGCCTGACTCAATAAAATTCCAGGGGACACCATCATGAAACCATTATTGACCACTGTATTACTGGCTGCCAGCCTGGGCGGCTGCGCCCTGCCGCCCACTAGCGGCGAAATACCCACCCTGAAACTCGAAGATTCACAACTGGCTGCTTTGCGTACCCTGCTGGGCGTGACGGAAAGCAGCCCGTTCAGCATCAAGGTGCTAGACCAGGATCGCAACGCCAGCCTGAGCGCCGGTGACGTTGCTGTGCTGTCCGGCGGCATTACCAACGGGGAAATCAGCCGCCGCAAGCTCAGCGTCAGCGATGTCCAGACCCTCAACGCCAATCTCAAGCCCGATTACGGCAGCCTGGCACGGCAATTGCTGGCGGTTGAATCACAGTGGCGGGAAAAACGCCCCAGCCATTACACCTATACCCTGCAACGTTCCTGTTTCTGCCCAAAGGACTTCCTCAAGCCGCTGGAAATCCGTGTGTTCAAGAACAGCGTGCAGCAAGCCAGGATCATGCCGGAAGGCAAGCCCTTGCCCAAATCCCGTAAGGGTGAAGCGTTGGTCATCGAGGATCTGTTCGCCGTCATCCACCGCGCCATCAATAGTCAGGCAGCGGCCATTGATGTGACTTACGACCCGTTGTATGGCTTCCCTACTACCTTGTTTATCGATCAGGATAAGAATATGGCGGATGAAGAAATCAGTTACGCCGCCAGCAATTTCAAGCCAGCCAGCGGGCTGAAACCCAAACCCTAATAAGTGCTGATTCCATTTGGGATGGGTATGTGGTTGTGTGGGGCCTTCCGAGCCATCCTTGCCGCTGATGCAAACATGGAAGATGGGGTTTTCGTCCCATTTTCCAGTAAACGTATTACAATGCGCTACTTAAACAACAAAAACGCAGTATCCGCACCATGCCGCAAACCACCGAATTACTGACCACCCTGAAAAAGCTGCTCAAGCGCCACAACAAGACCTATGTCGACGTAGCCACCTGCCTGGAACTGTCGGAAGCCAGCGTCAAACGCCTATTTTCCGAACAAAACCTGTCACTACAACGGCTGGATGCCATCTGTGCCCTGCTGGGCATGGAAATTTCCGACCTCGTGCACGAAATGCATTCGGAACACGCCAAACCGATCAGCGAACTGAGCCATGCACAGGAAAAGGAAATTGCCGACGACCTGTTCCTGATGATGGTGACAGTGTGTGTACTCAACCGCTGGTCATTGCAGGACATTACCAGCCGCTACCACTTCAGCGAAACCCAGATAATCCGCTACCTTGCCCACCTTGATCGCCTGAACATCATCGAACTGCAAGCGGGCAACCGCATCAAGCTGCTGGTCGCACCCAACTTCAAATGGCGTGATGACGGCCCGATCATGCAACTGTTCCGCGCCAAGATTGAGACCGAATACTTCCGTACTACCTTCACCAAGGAGAGTGAGAAACTGATCGTCCTCAATGGAATGCTCAGCGATGCCAGCAATGCTTTATTCCAACGCAAAATGGCGCAACTGGCCAAGGATTTCGACACCCTGAGCAAGGATGACGCCAGCCTGCCGATTGGCGAACGCAAAGGTTCCACCCTGCTGGTCGCCATCCGCGACTGGGATTATGAACGCCTGTTTGGAGCGCAACGCAGAGTATGAACCCGCGCATCCATACCCAAGGTTGGGACGACTACGAACTCATCGACGCAGGCAATGGCCACAAGCTGGAACGTTGGGGAACGATCATCACCATCCGCCCCGAAGTGCAGGCTTATTTCAAACCCGGCATGTCTGCAAGTGAATGGCAAGCGCTGACCCATTGGCGCTTTACCGAAACCGGTAACCAAAGCGGGCAGTGGCAGGCACTCAAGCCGGAAGCTCCAGAAAAGTGGCAAATCCGCTACCGCACCCTGCGCTTCCAACTGGAACTGACCCGTTTCAAGCACCTCGGCCTGTTCCCGGAACAGCGCAGTAACTGGGATTTTATCGCGGAACACCTGTCTGCTGGCGGGCGCTTCCTCAACCTGTTTGCCTATACCGGCGCAGCTTCTTGCATGGCACGCAGCACCGGCGCGGAAACCCTGCACGTCGATTCCGTCAAACAACTCATTACTTGGGCGCATACCAACATGGAAGCAAGCGGCCTTGCTGACATCAAGTGGGTACGCGAAGACGCCCTGAAATTCGCCGAGCGCGAACTCAAGCGCGGCAGGCAATACGACGGTATCATCATGGACCCGCCTGCTTGGGGGCTGGGAGCGAAAGGCGAAAAGTGGAAGCTGGAAAACAAGCTGGAAGCACTGCTTGCCAGTGCGCAGGGCTTGCTGGCGAACAAGGGTTTCCTGATCCTTAATACCTATTCGCCAGCCGTTAGTTTGCCTGATATTACCCGGCTGGCGCACCGCCATTTCCGCCCGCAGGATTGCGAAATTGCTGAATTATGGATGCAAACCAGCAGCGGAAAAGCCTTGTACTACGGCAACCTGTTGCGGGTGCTGTCCCGGGCTGGCCGGTAACTGGCAATCCGGCTTGCCGGGTCAATGCCTGGATACCGGCCATTCTCTTATGCTGGAGGATGTAATGTTGTCACGAGCCGGTCAATTGCGTGGCGCAATGTGCGCGGATTGATGGGCTTGTAACTGACCCCGATGCCTGCTGCATGGATGGTTTCCAGTACCTCAGGGGAGGTATTGCCGGTAATCAGGATGGCGGGGATATCCCTGCCACTGAGTGTCCGCAATTGCTGGATCAGTTGCAGGCCAGTATAGCCATCCTGCAATTGGTAATCGCTGACGACCAAGTGGATGTCACGGTGCTGTTGCAGGATGGCGGCGGGGTTCAGGGTCGTGGCGGTGATGGCGGGGTAGTCCCACAGCCGGAACAGCATTTCCAGCGATTTGAGGACAGTCTGGTCATCTTCCACCAGCAGCGCCTTGCCTGGCAGTTGGGGGGCGCCGCCTTCGGTATCCATACCGGTAGCAATAACTGGCAACTTGCCGCCGGAGGTCAGCGGGACATTGATAAAAAACGTGCTGCCCCGGCCTTGCTCCGATTTCACCCCAACCTCATGTTCCAGCAGTACTGCCAGCCGCCGCACGATGGATAGCCCCAGGCCCAGCCCCTTCTGGCGGTTACGTTCCGGATTGTTCAACTGATAGAACTCGGTAAAAATCGCTTCCTGGGCATGGGTGGGAATGCCGATGCCATTGTCATGCACCTCGATCCGCAATGCCTTGCCCTGCCGCCGTCCGCCCAGCACAATCCGCCCCCCCGGTTTGCCGATGTGCTTGATGGCGTTGACCACAAAATTTTGGATGATGCGTTCCAGTTGTTTGGGGTCGGTATGCAGCCATACCCGCACCGGTACATATTCCAGTGTTATCCCGGCATTGACGGCCATCGACAGGTAACGTTGATAGACACGCTGGAGCAGGTCATGGGCCAGGGCTGGCTGTTTCTGGATGTCAATGCCACCGGTATCCAGCCGGGAAATGTCCAGCAGGGAGTTGAGCAGGTCGGTCAGGGCATCGGTAGCCTCCTGAAGTTTGGTGAAAACCTCCCGGTCATGTTTGCTTTTCAGGCTTTTATCCAGTGCATACTGGAAGAAATGGATGGCCTGTAACGGTTGGCGCAAATCATGGCTGGCGGCGGCAAAAAAACGGCTTTTTTCCTGGTTGGCGAGTTCCAGCCGTTTGGCCAGGCTGGCCTCACGCTCACGGCGCTCCAGCGCATCCATCAGGAACGCATTCACGTTGAGCGTGAGCCGCAACAGGATCAGGGTGTAAATGACGGCGGCAACGGCAGACCACACATGGAAATAATCAGGGGTCAGGAATGCGCCCCAGATCACTGGCACATTACAGGCAATGCCAAAAGACAACATGGCTGTGCGGCTAAACGCGGTGGCATTCAAACCGCCGCCAATCACACCCGCATACAGGATGATGTAAAGGAGGCTGTCGTCAGTGCGTTCCGCCCCTACGAACAGTATCCAGCCCAAACCCCAGGAAAAGCCCCGCAAGGAACTGGCCAGGGTTGAAACACGCGGCCACCAGTCACGGAATTTGTCTGGGTTGCGGTTGTAAAGGCCAAAAAAGATGAGCCAGCCCGCCCCCAACAGCAACTGGAAGGCAAACCACCAGGCACTGGCGGTGGAACGGGGCAGCAGGGCGTAGACGATGGCCGCCCCAACGGTGACGCTGACCGCGCCGGTCGTGATATGGTGGCGTTCCAGCCGGATGCGTTCGTCCAGCAGGGTCGAATCGGACAGATGTTGATGGGTAAGGCTATGCTGTTTCCACCACATTCAGGATACTAGCCCCAGCAACCGCGCCTTCTGGATGGCCTGGGTACGGTTGCTGGCTTCCAGCGCCTTGAGGATGGCGTGGAAATGCAGTTTCACCGTCCCCTCGGTGATGCCCAGCGTGTTGGCGATCTGTTTGTTGGAACTGCCGCTGGCTGCCAGCACCAGCACTTCCAGCAGGCGTGGCGACAGCAGTTTCTGCCCGCCATTGCCGTTAGGGTGCGGGGTTGCCCACAGTTTTTCCGGCACAAAAATACCGCCCGCCAGCATGTGGTGGATGGCTGCCGCCATTTCATCCGGCGAAAATGCCTTGGAAATGAAGCCGACTACGCCCAGGGCCAGCGCCTCGCGCACATGCTGGGGGGAGTCTGCCGCCGACAGGATGGCGATGCGCAACTCCGGCGCGATTGCCCACAGTTCCTGCAAATGCTGGAGGTTATCCACCCCCGGCATGGTGCGGTCGAGCAGCAACAGGTCAATGGCGGCATGGTTCTGGAGCTGGTTCTTGACCGCCTCCAGATGGCTGGCTTGATGGATCCGGCAACCGGGGAACTTGTCCCGCAACACCAGCACCAGCCCTTCCATGAACAACAGGTGGTCGTCGGCAATCAGCAAATTCAGCATGGCAGGTAAATCCCCTCAACGGTGGTATTGGCGCAATATACCGCGTCCTACGGTGGCCTGCGACCAACAGGTATCTCCCTTGGGTTTTAACGTTGATGATTTTATAATGCTTGGCACGGCTCTGGATAAATGCCGAGCACATCTTCCAATTGGTAGGCAACAGTGAAATCAACCTGCCCCGAACCGCCCGCACCCTCGCTTGATTGGTAATAGATGTACAAGGGCTTCTGCTTGTCACGTTCAAACTGGTAAAATGCCACGGTATTCAGCAGCGAATCGTCATCGCAAGACGTTTTGATTTTGGTTATGTTGCCTTCCCCAAAAGCCTTGATGTCCTGTTCACCATTGGCAATGGTTATTTCCACATCGGTGATAAACGTCCTGGCACCATTTACCGTTATTTCAGCATCGCCTGCCTTACCTAGCATTTGGTCATCATGTTTGCCAACTTCAGCATAGGGCCATTCCCATTCCACCCCTTGTATTTTCGCGGTGTCTTCCCAGCCATTATTGGTTTGGGGGTCACCGGCCTTGATTGCCATTGCGTCAATGATGGAATCAAAGGGTGCGGCTTCCGCAAATGGGGCTAAAAAAAACAGTGTCACGAATATTAACTTGAACTTCATTTATCACCATCCATCCATCCATCCATCCATTCATTGGTTTGCGTTTGGCAGATCCGGGTTATCAGGCCGCACATTGCTGCCTTCCCATGGCAAATAGGTTTCCGGCAAGCCGACAAACAGGTCATAGCTTGCATTGCCACGGGTAGCCGCCACGGTAATGCGGTATTGGTTTTTCTCTGATGGGGGCAATACGCCATACCAGGCATGGGCATCAGCACCTTCCTCGGCTCCTGGCAGTGCTTTCCAGTGGCCTTTTTTCTCGGCATATTCCACCGTGATGACCGCATTGTCTTCGGTGGAGGTAATGGCAACGCTCATATTTTTGCCCATGATGCCGCCGAGCGTATATTGCTTGGTTTCACCGCGTACAATCGAGCCAGAGACCGTTTTGGATATCTTGTTTTTGCCAAAAGCCAGCGTGTCGGCAAATGCGCCCAATGGCAGCGCCAGCATGACGCCGGTGCAGAGCAAGCTTGTCATCCAGTGTTTCATATAAAATTCTCCTTCCAATGTGATTCAAAATGTTTCAGTTTTTTCCGGCAGGCGAAGCCAGCGGTTTGGTTTCCACCTGCCGAGCCATGTCCCCGCTCGGGTCAAACGGCAGGGTGGCGGTGTAAAAATCCTGATCCTGGGGCAGCAGCATCCTGAAATCGTGGATTGGCTGGGTTGCCACTTCCACCTTGTCGGTAACGAAATCCAGCACATGCCCCCCGGCCTGTTTGTCCTTGCTGAGGAAATGCAGGTGATAGCCCGGTGCGTTCAGCCCTTTGGCGAAGGCGGGGCTACGGAACCCAACCAGCACTCCCTCGACATTTTCCAGATCAAAAACGGCCTGCTTTTTCACCACGTCCGGCAGGATCGGGTAAGGGCGGGATTGGCGCGGGACGCTACGCACCTTGATGGATTGGAAACGCCCCTCCAGCCGGAAGGCATAAAACAGGTTCTTGCTGGGCAACTGGCTGTCCAGCGTTTGTTGCAGGCGGGCGAAATCCAGGCCGGTAGCCGCTGGCCTGGTTTTCCCAGCCTGAAAAAAAGTGACCGCAGCAAACGGGGTTTGGGTGCTGTCGGGTGGCTCGTTGACCTTGCCGTCGGCGCGGGCCTGGTACACATGCCCGTCCACCACCACCATTTCCCCATCCAGCGTGTTGAATGTGCCTAGCCCGAGGTTGCCGTACTGCTTGAGTTGGGCAAGGGTGGTTTCCCCGTCATAAACACCGCCCATCAGCGCATCCAGTGTGGATACCTGGGTGAGGACGGCAGGGTGTGGCTTGGCATCCGCAGGCGAACCCACAATTGCAGGGTTGCTGCCGCAACCAACGGTCAGCACCGCCAGCAACAGCAGCCCGCCCCATTTGCCCAAGGCACGTCGTGTGTGCTGGGGGGAACCCGGCAGCATGGCATCAATACACGACATAAGACTCGCCATCACAAATATGCACCGAGTCATGCTCGACCTCATCGCCATCTTCAAACACCGCCTTGATGTCGTACAGGCAATCCTCGCGCCCGTCATCAACCGTAATGGTGATGGTTTCATTGGGTTGCAGCACTTCCACCGTGATCACGTTTTCTTCCCAGTCGTCTATCTGGGGAGGGCTCATATACAACTCATACAAAGGTGTGGCGGCGCCATTTTTCAGGCTGAAAACCACCGGGTCGCCCGCCATGGCGGCTTGTGACAACAGCAGGGAAGCCGTAACCAGCGCCAGCCGGTAATGGGTGGTGTTGAAAACTGATGAAATTGGCATGTCATACTCCTGATAAAGTTGCCGGGACTCAAATGCCCGGCAACGGGTTTGCAGCGGATCGCGGGTTTCTCAGCGGGACAATTTGTCCGTTGATGAGGCCGCTGGGACGCTCACCGTATAAAGCTTGCCTAGATCCACATTGCCGGAAAAATCCGCCGCCCCCATCATGACCGCATAGTTCCCTTGCGGCAGGTCATAACTGGAGAAGGTTTCATTGCCCGCCACCACAAAACTGCTTCCATAAGGCTCAAGGGTTTCACTGGCATCCAGGATGTTGACCACCTGGAACAGGGGCTGGATAACCGCACCCGCCTCAAGCGGTTCGGCACGCGGGGCTGATTCCCCCTCGGTATCCAGGAACAGGCCCTCAAACTTTGGTTCAGGCACGGCGCTCAAGCGGCTCAGGCTGACTTTCATGGTCGCCTTTTCGCCGTTGTAGGTAATGGGAATATCGTAATATTCGGTCTGGCTGACCGGCTCAATATCCTCCAGATAAGGCGCGACCGGATGCCCACCCAAGGCAACTGCGGTAGGCTCCAGCCCATAGGTGATGTTGTTGGCGTCACCCGTATTGTCGGGGCTATCCTGCATCCATACCCGCATCCGGTTATCCGCCAGCAATTCGCCAGTGATGACAAACACCCAGGCAAGGTCGCCATCGCTGACGGTGGCGGTAATGGTGTCGCCGTTGCGGGTTTCATTCTGGAACACTGGCGGGAGCGTATCCGTATAAGCGTCCTGTACGTAGCCTTGTAACAGCTTCAACCAACTGGCAGGGGCATTGGAGAGGGTGTAGTAAAACAGCCTGTCCTTGAGCGCTGTCTGTTTGCTGGCGTCGCTGCTGTTAATCTGCTTGTGCGGCATGTAGACCGTCAGGCCATTGGCGTTGCTTTGGTCGGGGGACGCAATCTTGTGGACTACGGCCTGCCCAAGCTGGCTGATAACATTGGCGGATTCCGTGGGGTAAGCGCCAGTAAGGTTCTGCATCAGGTGTTTCAGGTCAACCATGTCGGTATAGTTGTCCTGCGCGGCGTCCTTGCCATAGCTGGCGGACAGGTTCCTAGCCTTGGCCAGCGGCAGGCGGGTAGTCGTGGCGTCATTGGCCATGTTGGCCTGTGCCTTGCTGGCAAATGCGCCAAACGCATCCTGCAAGGCGGCCACCTTGCCAAGGTCGGTGACAGACAGGGTGATGCCGCTTTGGCCTTGCGTGCTGGCCAGGTAACTGTCAGCAATGGATTTGCCCACAGCGTCCCCCGTAATAGCGGGGTTTTGCTGGATGGATTTCAACCACTCGGAATAGTCCCAGCCCGTACCAGGTTCAATTTCCTCCGAAGCCACCAGGTATTTCGCATGGGATTTGGCCATGTTGGCGACTTCCAGGGTTGCCATCAGGCAAGCGTCAAAACCCAGCACTTCCAGTTGTTTGCCGGTGGCCGCAAGGCTGTTTTTCAGCGCCTGGTCAATTTCCGTCAGGGAAAGCCCGTCAGAATGCACCTCATCATTGCCAAATACGATGCCGTCACGGGTGGTTGCACCAGCGCCGTGATCCCACATCACCAGGGTGTACTTGTCCGCCGGGTAGGTTTGTATCCCCCAGGTGACGAAATCTTGCAGCGTCGATGTCAGGCCCATATTGAGGCTGCCCAAGTCGGCCAGGGTGTGCGGGCCATCCTGTTGCACCAGATGGCGTTGGACGGTGCGCCAGCCATCAGCGTCGGCCCCGCCGGTTTCCACCACAATTTTCAGGTTATCGGAAGAGCCTACCTGCGCCATTTCGGCAAGGTCTTTGGTGGCGTTTTCCCCATTGCTTTCCAGGTCAGAGCCGACCACGTATACCAGCACGGTATGCTTGGCTGCGGCGCTGGAACCTGTGTTGCTGCCGCCATTGTTGGTGGTTGGCGTCGTGGTGGGGTTGCCAGTTGTGGCGTCACTGCCTCCGCCGCCACAACCTGCCATGATCACCGCCAGACACAACGCCGTTAACCGCATCCCCATGTTTTGGAAAATGCCTGCATGTCGTTTCATTATGTGTACCCTCGTAATATTGAATTGGCCCTGCTTTTAATTAAGGTCTTCCCTGTTCAAGGTTATGGTGAATGTTTCTATCCTTTTTATGTCATTTTGTTCTTCACCACCCAAATAACCCACTTTGCAGGCCATCATGCCTTCAATCAGTGAATTGGCATCGCCATCAATATCGCCTTTTTGTTTGCAGGACATGATTTGGTGGTTCTCATTCATGCCGGCACTAAAGGTTTTGACAATATCTTCACACATGATTTTGCAGCTTTCTTCCAGTTTGGCATCATCATTAGCCAAAGCAGAAAATGAAAATGCCGCCAATACAAAAAAACCAACAGGCAACAGAATGGCTTTCATGAAAAGTCTCCCTTCACAAAAATATAATAAAAACAGGTTTTAACGAAAGAGCCAAAAAATATCCAACGCAACCATTATTCAGCTGAATATTTCGCATGTAAATATAACGATGGATATAACGGCATCTGTCTCCCCGGCATTATAACTATCGTTATATGTACAAAATGGAAGTGCTGAAATATGCTGGGCCCATTCCATTTGCGAGGGAAACTCATGCGAATAAGCATATTAATGAACGCGCTGGCAGGCAGCGTATTGATGGTTTTGGCGGGCTGTGGCCCTGAATATACGTATACCCCACCTGCGACTGCCGCAGGGCAGGCATGTGTTGCCCAGTGCCAGGCCACCCAAACCGATTGCGCCGACACCAAGCGGGAGCAAACTGCTTATAAACAGTCTGCTTGTGAAGAAAAGGCG
The sequence above is drawn from the Thiothrix nivea DSM 5205 genome and encodes:
- a CDS encoding clostripain-related cysteine peptidase, with the translated sequence MKRHAGIFQNMGMRLTALCLAVIMAGCGGGGSDATTGNPTTTPTTNNGGSNTGSSAAAKHTVLVYVVGSDLESNGENATKDLAEMAQVGSSDNLKIVVETGGADADGWRTVQRHLVQQDGPHTLADLGSLNMGLTSTLQDFVTWGIQTYPADKYTLVMWDHGAGATTRDGIVFGNDEVHSDGLSLTEIDQALKNSLAATGKQLEVLGFDACLMATLEVANMAKSHAKYLVASEEIEPGTGWDYSEWLKSIQQNPAITGDAVGKSIADSYLASTQGQSGITLSVTDLGKVAALQDAFGAFASKAQANMANDATTTRLPLAKARNLSASYGKDAAQDNYTDMVDLKHLMQNLTGAYPTESANVISQLGQAVVHKIASPDQSNANGLTVYMPHKQINSSDASKQTALKDRLFYYTLSNAPASWLKLLQGYVQDAYTDTLPPVFQNETRNGDTITATVSDGDLAWVFVITGELLADNRMRVWMQDSPDNTGDANNITYGLEPTAVALGGHPVAPYLEDIEPVSQTEYYDIPITYNGEKATMKVSLSRLSAVPEPKFEGLFLDTEGESAPRAEPLEAGAVIQPLFQVVNILDASETLEPYGSSFVVAGNETFSSYDLPQGNYAVMMGAADFSGNVDLGKLYTVSVPAASSTDKLSR